In Methanofastidiosum sp., the sequence ATGTTAAAGTTTATCCTTTATAGCGCTGTCAAAAATTCTTGCTAAGAAGGCAAGAATTATGAGAAAAATTTGAAGTGTAGGAAAAAATATGGCGAAAAAAATACCCCCATTTCCACTGAACCACAATTATTCAACCATGCAGATATTTAATTGGATTCTTTATGCCAAAAATAATTATTTTTTATAAATAGTAGATATAAAGTAAAATAATAGCAGTAGTTTAAATTATGCTAAACCTTCTTCAATCAAAGATTTCTTAACTCTTTCAATTGCTTTGATAACGTCTTCTTCAGATTTTGCGCCTGTGCAAACAACTTTACCACTGCCAAAAAGTAGAAGTACTACCTTTGGTTCTTTCAATCTGTATATCAATCCTGGAAACTGCTCGGGTTCATATTCACAATTTGGAAGGGTCAATATAATATCATCTAAGTTTAGTTTCATTTCAAGATCGCCAGATGCTACGATATTTTGTACAACAATATCTGGCTCTTTTTCCATTGGAGTGCCGTAATCTCTCAAGATTTCTATTATTTTGAATATAGCTCTCCTAGATTCTTCGGGGGATTTGGCCCCTGTACACACAAGCTTTCCACTGCCAAAGACTAAAGTTGCAGTTTTTGGTTCGTCCAGCCTGATTACCATTCCGGGAAACTGTTCTGGCTCATATTCGATATTATCTAGAGAACTTGCGGCTTTAACTAGGTCAATTCTATTAAATAAGTTAGCAGAAGTAACAACATTTTGGACGGTCATTTTATACTTACTTAATTTAGATTCGGACAAAGAATACCTCCAAGATTATAATATATTTTATAAGGAGTAATTTATAAATGTATTTATAAAAGTTGTGTAATATGGCCTTTCCTCCAAAAATGGAGACATAAAATGAAAAAATAATAATTCAAATATTAAATTTGAGATAATTTTTGACTTTTTTTTCAACTAGAAATACAACTATAGATTTTGCAAAGTCCCCAGGAATAAATGGAATTCCACCTATAAGAATGGCCTTTTCTAATGAAAGCCCCGTAACAAATGAGAGCCAAAGAATTCCTATTAAATATATTGGAACTAAAGATAAAACAAGTCCCGAGAAACGTAAATTGTTATCTTTGAATTTTTCATATAATAATCCGGCCACAAAAGCACCTGGAATGAATCCAAATAGGAAACCTCCAGTTGGCCCCAATAAAATTCCAATTCCTCCAGTAAAATTGTGGAAAACTGGAGCTCCTATAGAGCCTAGCCCAAGATATACTATCTGACTTAATGCGCCTAATTTTTTTCCTAAGAGTGCACCAGAGAGCAAAACAAAAAACACTTGGAGAGTCAAGGGTACTGGGTAAAACGGAATTGAAATAAATCCGCCAACTGCAGTGAGTGCTGCAAACAGTGCGACAAGAGAAAGTTCTTTTGATTTTATCATTAAAACACCTATTGTAAACTTAGGTATTTAAAAAGTTTACAATCTATTTAAAAAGTTTTCTCTTGGGATTCATAGATCTCATACGCCCTTGATATTGTATCGGAATCATAAGCGTCTTTGTCATCTCTTATCCTTAATAATCTGGGAAATCTAAGGGCAAATCCACTTTCGTATTTAGGAGAATGTTGCATTTCATCGTAGAGTACTTCAACAACTATTTTTGGAATTAAAGTTACTGTTTTACCTTTTTCTTCCAAGATTAATGGTGTCAGTTGCTCTGTAATCTCTGTAAAAAGTTCATCAGAGAGACCTGTTGCCACTTTACCTATTGTTAAAAAGTTACCTTCGTCATCTCGTATACCAAGAAGCAGAGATGAAAGCCATTTTTTTCTTCGCCCTTCTCCCCATTCAGCACCTATTATGACTAAATCCAATGTTTCCAATGTACGTTTAATTTTTAACCATTTTTTCCCTCTAGCACCAGGTTGGTATTGAGATAAGTAATCCTTTATCATGATGCCTTCGTGACCATCGTTAATAGATTTATTGTAAAAATCCTTTATTTCTAAAGGATCTTTTGATACTTTATTATCGGCAATTTTTACAATTTCAGATTCCTTTATTGATGAAACTAAAATGTTTCTTCTCTCTTTTAGTGTTAAATCTATTAGAGATTTATTTTCAATGAAAAGACAGTCGAAAAGAAAAAGCTTCAAAGGTATTTTTTCAGATAACTCTGCAATTTGATATTTTCTCCTTAATCTTCTTAAAACATATTGAAAGGGGGCAATCTTTCCATCCTTGTATGCAACTACTTCCCCCTCACATATTATATTCTCAGGCAGTAAAGTCATTTTTAGTTCAGATAATACTTCTGGTAGTGCATCAGTAATATTTTCTAAACGCCTAGAGAATATTTTAATTGTATCTCCAGATTTGTGCACCTGTATTCTTGCTCCATCGTACTTAACTTCCATTTCTGGTTCCTCTATATCTTTTAGAGCTGAATCAATAGAGCCCCCTATTTGGGCAAGCATAGGTTTTAAGGGTCGGCCCACAGTCACGTTCAGTTTAGAGAGTTCTTCTATTCCTTTTTTAGAATAAAGCGCTATTAACCCTAAATCGTTTGTCAATAAATACGCTTTTTCAACATCTTTTTTTGGAATTCCTGAAAATTTTGAAATTGCATCGATGATTATCCCTTCGGCGGCCCCAGTCCTCATTTGTTCAAGAATTGTCTTAGCCAAATATCTTGCCTCAATTGGCGATGCTGCTGAAAAGAGTTCAGATAGATATTTGATTTTTTTTTCCTGTGATCCCTTCCCCCCGTAGGCAGATACTTTTTCAAAAAGATCCATAAGATAAGTTATTTCAATTTTAATATCAAAGAATGTTTGTTGTTTTTTTTGTGATATGGCTTTTTCAATTCCTTCGCCAAAATCTCCAGAAGAATATATGAATTTTTCGACTATTTCTTCATTTATTCCCGTTATCTTAGAAATAACTTTCATTAAAAGTTTTGGGCCTATTCCCAGCTCTTTTTCAGTCCATTTGGGAAAAACATAGCCGGCCAATAGTCCAGTTACAAAAGGTAGAATTTCTTCAGGAACTACTAAAAAGAAATCCGATAAAATATCCCTCTTCTCAAGTTTAGAGGAAGTTGAAGTTAATTCTTCATAGACATCGACAAGCTCTTTGTAGAGCATTTAATACCCTCTGTAATTAAGATATGAAACAGTTCCCAATATGGTAATATATGTTGCAAATATCATTTCTATTATTGGAATTCCATATATAATAAATTTTCCTAATAAGTCGGGTGAAAAGAATAAGTATAGAAGATATGAAATAGCTAGAGGAATAGCAGCTAACACAAAAAATGAATAGACAAACAAAATTAAGGAAGGCATTGTATAATGCAAAGATAATAACAAGCTATTCTTTATTGCTTTAAAGGGCGACAAGTTATCTATTATTATTGAAGGAGATGTAAAGTAGAGAAAAGGCGCCAAAAAGAAGCCCATAAATACCAAGATAGGATGTATGGCATAAAATAAAATGCCTGTTAAAAAAATGATAAACGCCATTATATTGGCAAGAAGGACTTTGAATATTTTATAATATGCCTCTTTTATTGAACTTGAATAGTCTTTTTTACCGCTAGTT encodes:
- a CDS encoding TATA-box-binding protein, translated to MTVQNVVTSANLFNRIDLVKAASSLDNIEYEPEQFPGMVIRLDEPKTATLVFGSGKLVCTGAKSPEESRRAIFKIIEILRDYGTPMEKEPDIVVQNIVASGDLEMKLNLDDIILTLPNCEYEPEQFPGLIYRLKEPKVVLLLFGSGKVVCTGAKSEEDVIKAIERVKKSLIEEGLA
- a CDS encoding biotin transporter BioY, whose translation is MIKSKELSLVALFAALTAVGGFISIPFYPVPLTLQVFFVLLSGALLGKKLGALSQIVYLGLGSIGAPVFHNFTGGIGILLGPTGGFLFGFIPGAFVAGLLYEKFKDNNLRFSGLVLSLVPIYLIGILWLSFVTGLSLEKAILIGGIPFIPGDFAKSIVVFLVEKKVKNYLKFNI
- a CDS encoding ATP-dependent DNA ligase, translating into MLYKELVDVYEELTSTSSKLEKRDILSDFFLVVPEEILPFVTGLLAGYVFPKWTEKELGIGPKLLMKVISKITGINEEIVEKFIYSSGDFGEGIEKAISQKKQQTFFDIKIEITYLMDLFEKVSAYGGKGSQEKKIKYLSELFSAASPIEARYLAKTILEQMRTGAAEGIIIDAISKFSGIPKKDVEKAYLLTNDLGLIALYSKKGIEELSKLNVTVGRPLKPMLAQIGGSIDSALKDIEEPEMEVKYDGARIQVHKSGDTIKIFSRRLENITDALPEVLSELKMTLLPENIICEGEVVAYKDGKIAPFQYVLRRLRRKYQIAELSEKIPLKLFLFDCLFIENKSLIDLTLKERRNILVSSIKESEIVKIADNKVSKDPLEIKDFYNKSINDGHEGIMIKDYLSQYQPGARGKKWLKIKRTLETLDLVIIGAEWGEGRRKKWLSSLLLGIRDDEGNFLTIGKVATGLSDELFTEITEQLTPLILEEKGKTVTLIPKIVVEVLYDEMQHSPKYESGFALRFPRLLRIRDDKDAYDSDTISRAYEIYESQEKTF